Within the Miscanthus floridulus cultivar M001 chromosome 2, ASM1932011v1, whole genome shotgun sequence genome, the region CCAGGAGCGGGTGTACGGCGCGGCGccagggcaggggcaggggcacgGCCCGCTGAAGCCGGAGAGGAGGGCCATCTCGGTGCGCACGCGGAGATGAGCGGTTTCTGTGGTTTGGTGCGGGAACCATGGAGATTTCCTGCCTCTGGAAATGAAATACACATGGGTAGAATTCATGGAGCTGAATATAGATACATGCATACTGGTGAGTAGGCGGCCTTATTGCACGGAGGAAGGATTGAGTATTGAGTTGTGATTAGCTGCGAGTTGTGTTTTCTTTCCTGTAGAAACTGAGGAGTTTTGCTTCATGGCAGGTGTTCCTAAGCTGCAAAATTTGTCTGCTCGCATAGAGAATCTGATGAATGAAGGTTGCGACGCGTCAGGTCGCCAGCCGCAGCCAGCTCAAGTGCTCAACACCGAGGCCGAGGCCGGGCGATCGCCCTCGCTCGCGCGCGCCTCTGTGTTTGGCCCTTGCACTACTCGCGTGTCACGCGCTCCACCGCCGCACCACCGCGCAATTGATTCGCGCGCCCGTCGGGGCCGTACGGCCGTCACAACTACCGCATGTTCGGCAGCTAACTGCCATCGGACCTGATGATGATGAACTGGACGTTTGGACCACCGCTACTGACCTTTGACTGCGGACTGCCGCTGCGCCTCTGCTCATGTGTTGCAAGGTGTGTGTAGTGACTGCGGACTGCCGCTGCGCCTCGGCTCGGCACCTGTCCACGATGCCTAGTTGTCGAATGGCGGCCTGTCCTTTTATGCCACCTAGCTCCCTCTAGATCGCACGACACGGCTGCAGGTGGCCGGTCAACCGAGTCCCATGCGCTGCCGTGCGGCAGGAATCAGACGAACTTGAGAATTTTTCCCTTTTCATTTCACGTGAAAATTGAAATTAAACTAAGGGTTTGTTTGTATCTCATTTTTGTAGTGAAAATCTTGGTTCTGAATAGTGAACGTAGAATCTGAACTTCGGGGGAAAAAAGAAGAGATGTTTATATATCACTCCATGGTGATTAGTGTTTTTGTTAAATTGAAAACGTCTAAATAATAGGTTTGGTCTAGAATCCAACTACGAATCAATCTCTCTCTGTTGTCTCGGGCAAAAACACCATAATTCCTAAAGTTTAgccatgtcacatcggacattCGGATGCTAACTAGAAGGACTAAAcataagctaattataaaactaattgtacaggagcagactaattagcgagacgaatctattaagcctaattaatccataattagcaAATGTTcactatagcaccacattgtcaaatcatagactaattagacttaatacaTTCGTTTCGCAAATCAGTCTCaatatgtgtaattagttttataattagcctaTGTTTAATACTTCTAATTGgtatcaaagatttgatgtgacagggcTAAACTTTTACTCAAACCCAGCCATCACTGAGAACAAAATTATGCACCATGCTAAATCTTCTCTTCAAACTTCGCTATATCATCTGgataaaaaaaatcatcaaaacgGGAGGTGCAAGTTCAGATATCTAATGACTCGTTGAACTGACAGTAAAAATGAACTGAACAAAAGGATAGCCTACACACAGCTACACCACACCATTTTCTGCATGCTCCATTTGGTTACAGACCTTTTGCACGTTTTGTTTGCTTTGCGACCAGTAAATCTGAGCATGTTTAGCTCGCTACCCTTTTTTTAGGCACGCGCTGCAATGAGGCTGTGAACTTGCAAATGCAAAACGAGCTCATTTTAGACAGAACGGACAGCAGAAACACTAAAATTGGACTTCACAAGGCTTCTAGTACACCCCTATAAAATCTCGATCCCGCTAATTCATACTTCAGATCAATCCACAAATAAATCGACATCTTCTGCTCCTCTCTTTTCATCGATCTCCATCAGGCCAAAGACCAAAAAGAAAGCTGAACCACGGTGTTTAGATAAAAGAACAAGACAACAAGGAAGATTATTCGGACTCCACAGCATGGGTTTCTTCCACGGGAACACCTCGAAGCAGACCTCCAGGGTTAAGAAACTTCTCAAGCTGGCCTTGTCGCGCATCGCCATTGCCCAACGTCCTCGGCTTGCTCGCAAGTCAATCTCACGCCGCGATGTCAGCCAGCTCCTCGAGCTCGGCCACCTCCACCGTGCCTTCCTTCGTGTACGGACCTGTGATTTCTAAATGCACATCAATTGTGGTGCCACACTCTCTTCTAATTCGGTTGAACTAATGCTTGTGCACATCTTTCTTGGTGCAGGCAGAGCAGGTCATAGAGGAGGACAACATGCTTCAAGCCTTCGACATCATTGAGCTGTACTGCAAATGTCTTATTGAGCATGCTGCACATTTGCTAGTTATTGGCTCTCGCATGCTTTTCAGTTGCATGACCACTGTGTAACTGTGTTTGGTGTGCAGGGAGTGTAGCGAGGATATCAAAGAAGCGACAGCCGGGATCATGTTTGCCGCTAGGTGGTGCGGCGACGTGCCGGAGTTGCTCGTCGCACGAAACATCCTCGCAGATAAATTCGGTAGCGATTTCACTGTGGCTGCAAAGGAGGGAACCGGAATTGTCAATCCGATGGTAATTAATTTCACATTGTTCATTTCTGCCTTTCTGGCACATCCAATTGATTTGAAACTGAAAAAAAAAGGATTCCTAACATTCTCAGGATTGGTTCGTGTTACTATTGCTGCAGCTGGTGTGGAAATTGTCCGGTGACAGAACAAACGTGGAGCTGAAGAAGAAGGTGGCCAAGGAGATCGCTGCTGAAAACAATATACTGGTGGACTTCTCTGAAGTCTAGGAAGCATTGAAGTGGTAGGACGACATTGGCAACTGTCCAAGCTGCTGAAATTTTTGCCACAGACGATGCGAGAAGAAGGCATGTGTGAAATTTCATGGTCGGACTATGACTGTCCTGCCCTACAAAGACAACTTTCTTTCCCCACAAAAGATAGCTTTGGAGTTTGGAGTCTGGACTCGACAATTCCAATATGGCGGATCAAACTTTCTAGCCTTCAAATGCAACAAAATTTGCTAGCGTAACAGATGGATTGTGCGTGAAGCCATTGAGAATGTGCATATCTATGTTACTGATCTTTTGTATATACTAGTAGACGTGTACGTCTCGTACACACGTGTTTAGGGTTAATGATAGCAACGTTATATATTATCATTATTTTAGATAAAGTTTTAGATTGATCGGTACTTAAAGTAACATATGATACATCCATTATTTTGTTAATGGGACATcatgattgtttttttttttctaaaaagatGTTTTAAAGAGATTGTATGCAGTAAATAATCAAAGCAAATTAAATTAATAAATATTAAGAAAGGTCATAACTTGTAATAAATATATTAACGTGGTATGAAATGTAACAGTGCTTAAATTCAATTTGTCAACAACACTTCTCGTACATGGGTTAATCTTGAAGTACGGTGACGTCTAAGAAAGGAGGTTTTGAATTAGGCTACTTAAAAACTAATGGTCTCTAAAAACCTACTTATCAAAACCTATGCTACatatctatctagatgtgcactaCGATTTTGCAAAGCattactatctctaatacaaaaagagttatgcaatctaggttccaatcctattcaACTAACCTAACAAGCTAGAATAGAAATGGTGAAACACACAACCTAGGAAAAAAAAGTAAATGCAGAAAGCGTAAATGAGTTAGCGACAAGCTCGAATAGAAATGGTAAAACACACGACCCTATGAAAATAAGTAAATGCAAAAAGCGTAAATGAgttagagatatacaaactcccgtgATGACGATTTTCCAGAAACGAATACGGATTTGGTTATGGATATTTTGGATAAGATTTGATTGGAAATTGACATCATGTATGTCCAAATTTGAGTATTCATATACAAATACAGTACTGATACTATATAACCTCGGATACGATACATTTCATATGAATAATCAATCCTTTGGCCGCTCTCTGGTCTACCTATACGGGCAATGGAGCAACAAAACAGATGGGCAcaattgagttttttttttttttttgttttggaatggattatttttttattttgtcaaaATTTATGAAAAAGATGCATCATCTATATTATCATATTAGTTTCATATACCTGCTTGTGTAAATATAGACACAGCCACCTTCTCTTCcaaccaccaccgccgcctccctccctaaGGACACTGGCTCGGTCCCCCTCCTCTCTCCCAACTGGTGAGCTCGCTGGTGGACACAGGAGTGGGGAACCGTTTCCTTTCCTCTTTGTTGTTTTAGGTTAGGGCTGTGGATTCTAATTAATCTAGGACTTGGTTTCTAGTGTcatcgatgatgtggtggtgatgATGACACTTTGGAATAAGGTCTCTTCGGCATCTCCTCTCGATGACGTTCAATCTGATGTTGGCAAAGAGACGGTGAGACTTTGATCTATCGGATCTATTGATATTCTTTAGATCTTGACATTTTGTGTGCTTATCAGATGAAGCAGATGGTCGGAGAGTATATAGAACTCCTTCATGAATCCTGTGGAAACGGGGTTACATTTGAACTTACACAAAACCCAACATATTGAAATGGGGATAACTAGGATTCCATTCAATTTTGCACCAGTGTAGTGTTCCATACTAAAGATTTGTTTGCGTTTTTTTTTGGGTAGGGGTGAGGGGAATTCCTGCACCAAAATCAAAATCAGTGCCACACTTTCTCCTGAAGTCAGTAAAACAGATAGTAAAAATCTAACAAAAGACAGCAAAAACGAGCTAGTAACACAAAATATCAGACAACTTAGAGATAGCAAGACTATCTCTTTGCGCGTGTTCCATTTGCTCTCTGGCAAATATATTGCATGTGTAATTCGCTGCACCTCTATTAACTTTTCTTTCCACGTTTACCTCAGCTCCTTTCTTTAGGCATGTGTGCAAGTGCAACGGAGCTGTGATCTTGCAAATGCAGAAGGAGTGCGTTTAAACCGAACTGACAGCAGATACACCAAAATTGGAGTTCCCAAACAAGAACGGCGCTATAAAACCTTTGCCCCTCCGACAGACTTCCTCATCAGTTCACAAGcaagtcatcttcttcttccctgTCCTCTCAACCAAGCAAAGGACCAACGGGGCAACCAGGCTTGGCATTTACATAACAGAGTAACGAAGGCAGCACCAGGAACACCGTCCAAACTCCGGCAACAGGCGATCAACAATGGGCTTCATCCACAGGAGGACCTCCAAGCAGACCAGCAAGGTTAAGACCCTTCCAGGGCTCGCCTTGTCCCGCCGTCCCCGCCTCGCTCGCAAGTCAATTTCCCGCAGCGATGTGGGACAGCTACTAGCACTCAGACACCTCGATCGTGCTCTCCACCGTGTATGGCCAGACTATCATCCCTAACATCCTGTTAAATGAAGCTTCATACTCCTCAAATGCAGGCTTACCGATGCTGCACCGTCTCTATCTCCATGTAGGCAGAGCAGCTCATAGAGGAGGACAACATGCTGGAGGCATTCAACATAATAGAGCTATACTGCAATCGTTTCATCGAGCACGCAAAGCAGTTAGACAAGCCCCAGTATGCATCTTCTTTACACCCTAACATCTGAGCTTATCTTGTTCTCATATTTGGCACTAATGTTTGACACCACTTTCATGTTTGCATGACTAATCTGTTCAAATTTAATCTTGTGTGTAGTGAATGCGGCGTAGACATTCGGGAGGCAGCCGCCGGGATCATGTTTGCAGCCGGGAGGTGCAGTGATCTGCCGGAGCTCCTGTTTGCACGCAGCCACGCACTATACTgtcgccttgtttagttcctcctccctttctaaagtttactccctatcacatcggatgtttcaacatatatataaagtattaaatatagattaaaaaaataactaatcgtacagattacgactaatttacaagacggattttttaaacctaattaggccatgatttgacaatgtagtgctgcagtaaacatgtgctaatgatgaattaattaggcttaataaattcgtctcacggattactgatgacttctataatttattttattattactattcaaacatctccatgtaacaccctaacgtgacatccctaaactttattccctagatttaaacaccacctaagtTTGGAAGCAGACTTTGCAATGATGGCAAAGGAAGGCACTGGCGTCGTCGACCCCATGGTAACTAGAACAATATCCTATATTCATTCATGGTCCCATCACATTCAATCGGAACTGGAAGCAGGAATAGCTGGAATTTACACGGTTCGTTTGTGCTGCCCTTTCAGTTGGTCTGGAAGCTATCTGGCAACAAAAGAAACATGGAGATGAAGAAAAAGGTGGTGAAAGAGATTGCTGCTGAGAACAATGTGCTACTGGACTTTTCTGAGCAGGATGGCAGCAGCAACGTTCCGCACGATCATGAACTCAACCACGAAGCTATATACCAAACTGACATGGATGAAAGTTCAGAGTCAGACTCTTATCATTCTCCCTCGCGCAACAAGGATCCATGCGATATGTCCAACTCTGATGGAACAAACAATGGGCAGCCGAAACAAAAGAACATGAAAACTTCGGTGCGCACAAGAAGATGAACTTTCAGAGCATCCAGCTCAGATGCAACAATCCAGAATGAGGAAATGCAATGTTTAGCTTCCAAACTTACCAAGTTATGGGTGTGCACATGTTAAATCTGTAACTGTAAAGCAACTAACAATGTCCAATTAATTGAGTCAGCAAAACCTTCCATTTCTTCATGAACAGCCACAGCAGTAGCCACCAGTTATATAATCAACATAATACTGCCCTTTCTTCTCCAATCCATCAAGTCTCTAAAAAGAGAAGCCTACCTTGCCACAGAATTTACATACAACCTAATACAGGTTCTTGACCATAGGCCATAGAACCTGTTAAAATATGTGAAAGATCTCCACTTGATGTGGTGT harbors:
- the LOC136540236 gene encoding uncharacterized protein; translation: MGFFHGNTSKQTSRVKKLLKLALSRIAIAQRPRLARKSISRRDVSQLLELGHLHRAFLRAEQVIEEDNMLQAFDIIELYCKCLIEHAAHLECSEDIKEATAGIMFAARWCGDVPELLVARNILADKFGSDFTVAAKEGTGIVNPMLVWKLSGDRTNVELKKKVAKEIAAENNILVDFSEV
- the LOC136540237 gene encoding uncharacterized protein — translated: MGFIHRRTSKQTSKVKTLPGLALSRRPRLARKSISRSDVGQLLALRHLDRALHRAEQLIEEDNMLEAFNIIELYCNRFIEHAKQLDKPHECGVDIREAAAGIMFAAGRCSDLPELLFARSHALYSDFAMMAKEGTGVVDPMLVWKLSGNKRNMEMKKKVVKEIAAENNVLLDFSEQDGSSNVPHDHELNHEAIYQTDMDESSESDSYHSPSRNKDPCDMSNSDGTNNGQPKQKNMKTSVRTRR